The Watersipora subatra chromosome 1, tzWatSuba1.1, whole genome shotgun sequence genome has a window encoding:
- the LOC137385630 gene encoding nuclear receptor coactivator 1-like has protein sequence MPVSREILFLQDAAEKIASLNASVSSAPVEEGEVSSSNPPILATEQFEPALQELQGFLFILNFQGKIVSVTDNVTNYLGYQPSEWPDASIYDFLHVTNHASFSQNMLSRLGDGKACLNSTTIIPPFPCRMRPGTSPTVMSPTDGMGKKTDSESLIHVQISSLPFCIERLSSQSSSSASGSSLYLVCIAQKVDDPIAMWSRPVARSSRRFTPQPQSSFLPISSTKSSAQVDFAMQLNLDWLILHCDFRGMSEPNDLSSRFIGKKFTNFVHNNDLTPFQKYADTGLIANSQRSVVELST, from the exons ATGCCAGTTTCCCGCGAGATCCTGTTTCTACAAGACGCTGCTGAGAAGATTGCAAGTCTCAATGCCT CAGTGAGCAGTGCACCTGTAGAGGAGGGTGAAGTTTCATCAAGTAACCCTCCCATATTGGCTACCGAGCAGTTTGAACCCGCGTTACAG GAGTTACAAGGCTTTCTCTTTATACTCAACTTTCAAGGAAAGATTGTATCTGTGACAGATAACGTTACGAACTACCTTGGCTATCAGCCATCTGAGTGGCCAGATGCCAGCATCTATGATTTTCTTCATGTTACCAATCATGCTTCATTCAGTCAAAATATGCTCTCCCGTCTTGGAG ATGGAAAGGCTTGTTTGAATTCCACGACGATCATACCCCCATTCCCATGTCGAATGCGCCCTGGCACATCCCCTACTGTTATGTCGCCTACTG ATGGCATGGGAAAAAAGACTGACAGTGAGTCATTGATTCACGTGCAAATTTCTAGTCTTCCTTTCTGTATTGAACGCCTTTCTTCACAAAGTTCCTCTTCAGCGTCAG GTTCTTCATTGTACCTGGTATGCATTGCGCAGAAAGTGGATGATCCCATCGCCATGTGGTCTCGTCCTGTTGCTCGTTCCAGCAGAAGATTCACACCACAACCTCAGTCCTCATTTTTACCAATTTCTTCTACAAAGTCTTCAGCTCAGGTCGACTTTGCTATGCAACTCAACCTAGACTGGCTCATATTGCACTGCGACTTCAG GGGAATGTCGGAACCGAATGACCTTTCCAGCCGGTTTATTGGCAAAAAATTCACTAACTTTGTGCACAATAATGATCTCACACCCTTTCAGAAGTACGCGGACACCG GTCTTATAGCCAACTCGCAGAGATCTGTTGTAGAACTGTCAACTTAG